In Pseudonocardia sp. DSM 110487, the sequence GCTGGGCCGTGCCCTCGGCGAGCATCGAGCGAGCGGCGGCGATCAGCTTGCCCCGAGTCTGCGCCTTCCGTCGTTCGAGGCGAGAGCTGGTGCCGGGGCCCGCGGTCATGCGTGCAGCGTACGTGCCGTCAGTCCTGAGGATCTCATCAGTGCCGATCCTTGACCCCGAAGGCGCGAGTGGCTGATGATTTCATCAGTGATGTGACGAGGTCACAGTCAAGGAGGACGTCCCGTGGCCGTGGAGATCCCCGCGCCGGTCGATCTGCCGGCGTCGGCGCACAGCGACCTGCACAGCGAGCGCGGTGCGCTGCGCCGTGAGCACCCCGGGCGCGCCCGCAACCCGGTCGTCAAGGTCGCCGACCTGGCCTGGTTGCAGTTCGAGAAGCCCGACCTGGATCGGGCGGAGACCTTCGCCCGCGACTTCGGCTTCACCGTCGCCGCCCGTACCGCCGACGGGCTGCGTCTCCGCGGCTCGTTCGCCGGCACGGACGCGGTCGTGATCCGGCGCGGTCCCACGTCGAGGTTCGTCGGGCCGGTGTTCCGCGTCGACGAGCCGGCCGACCTGGAGCGGCTCGCCCGGCACACGGGCAGCCGGGTACGCCCCCTCGGCGCGGGCCGTGCGGGCTCGATCGTGGATCTGGTGGACCCCAGCGGCATCCCGGTCGGAGTGGTCCACGGCGCCGAGGTGCACGCCGAGCTGCCCGAGCAGGTGGCGCTGACGCTCAACACCGGGCTCACCCCGCGCCGGATCAACTGGCCCCAGCGCCCCGCCCGCGAACCCGCTCGCGTCCAGCGCCTGGGACACGTGGTGCTGGAGACCCCGCGCTTCGACTCGGCCCTGGACTGGTACCTGGACACCCTCGGCCTGATCGTCAGCGACTTCCTGTTCCTGCCGGGCCAGCGCGAGCTGGGGCCGACCATGGCGTTCCTGCGCTGTGACCGGGGCGGCGTACCGGTCGACCACCACACGCTGGCGATGCTGCTGGCACCCGGCCTCGGGTACGTGCACTCCGCCTACCAGGTGACGGACCTGGACGCGATCGCCGCGGGCGGGGAGTACCTCGCCGAGCGGGGCTACCGGCGGGCGTGGGGGATCGGGCGCCACATCCAGGGCAGCCAGCTGTTCGACTACTGGCGGGACCCGGACCGGTTGATGGTCGAGCACTTCGCCGACGGGGACCTCTTCGACGCCTCCCTGGAACCGGGATGGGCACCCCTCTCGGCGTCCGGGCTGGCGCAGTGGGGACCACCGGTCACGCGGGACTTCCTCGGGGCCACCCCGACGCCTGCCCGGCTGCGCGAGGTCGTGGACGCGCTGCGGCGCGAGGACACCGAGTTGACGGCCGGCCGGCTGCTGGCGCTGCTGAAGGCGATGTCGTCATGACGATCGGTGTGCTGCGCGCCGGCGGACACTGGTGGGTCGAGGACCCCGGGACGGCCCGCGCGCTGGAGATCGGCACCTCGGCCCGCGTCACCGCGGAGCTGCTCGCCGACCGGGCCGCGGTCGACAAGGCTGCGCGGCAGGTGGGTGACTCCACCCGGGCCGTGGACGTCGCCGACCTGGAGCTGGAGTCCCCGGTCACGACGCCGTGCCGGGTGGTCGCCCAGATGGTCAACTACCGCTCGCACGCGAAGGACTCCGGGTTCGACCCGGACTCAGTGCCCCCGACGTTCTTCCGCAAGGCGTCGAGCTCGGTCACCGGGCCGCGCTCGACGATCGTGCGCCCGGCGCACGTGACCCTGCTCGACTACGAGGTGGAGCTGGGTCTGGTCCTCGGGGCCGACCTGCCGCTGAACACCGCGGTGTCGGAGGCGGATCTGCCGCGCTACGTCGCCGGCCTGGTGATCACCGACGACGTCAGCGCTCGGGACATCCAGCTGCCCAAGGGGCAATTCTACGAGAGCAAGTCCTATCCGACCTTCACTCCGGTCGGGCCACGGCTGGTGCTGCTCGACGAGGGCGACTTCGCGCACCTGGACCGGCTGCGGCTGCGGCTGTGGGTGAACGACGTCCTGCGGCAGGACCGGACGGCCGCTGACATGATCGTCCGGCCGGCCCGGGCGCTGACCCTGCTCGCCCGCTTCCAGGCGCTCGCACCCGGCGACCTGCTGCTCACCGGCACTCCCGGCGGCACGGCACTGAAGGCGCCACCCAAGCCCGTGGAGATCGTCGGGAACCTGCTGCCCCCGGCCGTCAAGTGGCGGACGTTCCTCGGCCGCCAGCAGCGCAACCGCTCCTACCTGCAGGACGGCGACGTCGTCACCGCCACGATCGCCACCGCTGACGGCACGATCGACCTCGGCACCCAACGCACCCCGGTGGAACACCGGTGAGCGCCGCGACCGCGGACGGCCTCTGGCCGCGCCTCGACGAGCCGGGCGACCTGCCTGCCCTGGAAGCGGTGCCGCTGGCCGAGCGCGGCCTGCCGGCGAGCACCTGGGCACTGCTCGACCGGGCTGCGTCGTTGTGGCCCGAGCGCACCGCGATCACCGTGCTGCCGTCGGTGGCGGCATGGGACGAGCCCGTCAAGTTGACCTTCGCCGGTCTCCGTGACCGGGTGGGGCGCACCGCCGCCGTGCTGCACGGTCTGGAGGTGCGCCGGACCAACGCGGTCGGCGTGATCAGCCCCAACACCGCGGGGATGCTGTGCGCGGTGCTGGCCGCCCAGGCCGCCGGGGTGGTCAGCCCGATCAACCCGGCGCTGGCCGAGGACGTGATCGCGCACCTCGTCGCCACCACGTGCGCCCGCGTCCTCGTGGTCGCCGGACCGGATCTCGACGAGCGCGTGTGGGCGACGATCACCCGGCTGGTCCCCGGCTCGGCCGTGCACACCGTCCTGGTGCTGCGCCCGGACACCGCGGCCGGGCCCGCGCCCCGCGTGCCCGGGCTGCCCGGGGTGCAGGTCCTCGACCTGGCGGAGTCCACCGCCGCCGAGGACATCGCCGAGCTGTCCGATCTCCCGGAGGCCACCGACGCGGCCGCGTACTTCCACACCGGAGGCACCACCGGCGCGCCGAAGATCGCGGTGCACACGCACGGCAACGAGGTCACCATGGCGTGGTCGATGGCCGCCGTACAGCGGGCCACCGACCCCGACGGCTCGGTCTCGGCGATCTTCGCGGCGCTGCCGCTGTTCCACGTCAACGCCCTGCTGGTCACCTGCCTCGCCCCGCTGATGACCGGCCGGCCGGTGGTGTGGGGCCCACCGGGGGGCTATCGCGAACCCGGCCTTCACCCGACCTTCTGGAGAATCGTCGAGCGCTACCGCATCGGCGGGATGTCCGCGGTGCCGACGGTCTACGCGAGCCTCACCCGCGTGCCGGTCGACGCCGACATCTCCTCGCTGCGCATGCCAGTCGTCGGAGCGGCTCCGCTGCCCGACGCGGTGCGGACCGCGTTCTCCGCGCACACCGGCGTCGAGCTCGTCGAGGGTTACGGCCTGACCGAGGCGACCTGCGCGACGGCGATGACCCGCCGCGGTCGCGCGCGCCCGGGATCCGTCGGGCAGCGGCTGCCGTACCAGCAGGTCAAGGCGGTCGCAGTGGACCCGGTCACCGGGGAGTGGACGGATCTGCCCCCTGGCGAGACGGGTCTGCTCGTGATCAGCGGTCCGACGGTGTTCGCCGGCTACCTGCGCGACGGCCGCCCGATCCGGGACGGCGTGGTGCGGGACGGCTGGCTGGACACCGGGGACCGGGGCAGCGTGGACGCTGACGGGTTCCTGCGGCTGGCCGGCCGGACCAAGGACCTGATCATCCGTGGCGGTCACAACATCGATCCGGCCGTCGTCGAGGAGGCGCTCCTGCGGCACCCGGGCGTCCTGGCCGCGGCGGCGGTGGGCCGGCCCGACCGGTACGCCGGCGAGGTCCCGGTCGCCTACGTGGTCTGCGAACCGCAGGCGGCGGTCTCCGCCGAGGACCTGCGGGAGTGGGCCGCCGGGGCCGTGCCCGAGCCCGCGGCGGCACCCAAGGAGGTCGTGCTGGTCGACGCCCTCCCGCTCACCGAGGTCGGCAAGGTCTTCAAGCCCGCCCTGCGCGCCGACGCCGCCCGTCGGCTGATCGCCGCGGAGCTGGGCCGACTGGGCGGCCGGGTCATGGTGGTGCCCGGCAGCGGGCCGGGGTCCATCGGGGTCGTGGCCCCGGATGACCAGGTCGACCGAGTCCGAGACGTCCTCGGCGGCTACGCCCTGGACTGGCACCTGGTGGAGAACGGGACGTGACCGGCGAACCGGTCGTCGTGATCGGTGCCGGCCCGGTCGGGCTGACCGCGGCGCTGTTGCTGTCCCGTCGCGGGCACGAGGTCGTCGTGCTGGAACGCCACCCGGCTCCCTACCCGCTGCCGCGCGCGGTGCACCTGGACGGGGAGGTCGTGCGCATCCTGCAGGAGGCCGGGGTGGCCGACGGCTTCCGGGAGATCAGCCGGCCGATGCCGGGACTGCGGCTGGTGGACGCGAGCCTGCACACCATCGCGGAGTTCCGCCGGGACCACGCGGTGGGCGAGAACGGCCACCCGGACGCGTCCATGTTCGACCAGCCCGACCTGGAACGGCTGCTGGGCACGGCGGTCGACGGCCAGCCGTCGATATCGCTGCTCCGGGACGCGACGGTGACCGCCGTCGAGCACCGGCGCGGAGGGGAACTCGTCCGGTACGACCACGCAGGTCGCACCGCGGAGCTCACCGCCGCCGCGGTGTTGGGGTGCGACGGCGCGGGCAGCACGACCCGGGCCGCGCTCGACATGGGGTTCCGCGACCTCGGCTTCACCGAGGACTGGCTGGTCGTGGACGTGCGGTCGGCGCGGCCGCTGCCGATGTGGGCCGGCGTGCACCAGGTCTGCGACTCCCGCCGGGCCGCCACGTTCATGCACCTGGTGGGGGAGCGATACCGCTGGGAGTTCCGCCTCCTGGAGTCCGACCGGACGGGCGGAGCGGTCGCGCCCGAGCGCATCGCGGAGCTGCTGGGGCCGTGGACCGACGGGCCGGGCCCCGAGCGGATCGACGTGGTGCGCACCGCCACCTACACGTTCCGGGCGCGCGTTGCGCGTCAGTGGCGCGACCGGCGGGTGTTCCTGCTCGGCGACGCCGCCCACCAGACCCCGCCGTTCATCGGCCAGGGGCTCGGCGCCGGCCTGCGCGACGCCCACAACCTGGCGTGGAAGCTGGACCTCGTGCTGCGGGGGGCGGCGGGCGAGTCGCTGCTGGACACCTACGAGGCCGAGCGGGTGCCGCACGTCGTCGCGCAGATCCGGGGCGCGATCGCAGTGGGCTGGGCGCTTACCGGGGGAAGCGGCCGCACGGCTGCGCTGCGTCGGGCGGCGGTGCGCGGGCTGTGCCGCGTCCCGGGGGTGGCGGCGAGGTTCCTCGACGCCTCCTCGCCGCGACTGCGGCTGAACGGCGGCGGCCGCACGCCGGTCGGACTGCTGTGCCCACAGGCCCGCACGCCCGACGGATGGTTCGACGACGTCCTCGGTACCGGATTCGCGCTGGTCACGTTGGACGCGGTCGACCAGGGGCTGGGCGGGGTCCGGGTGGTGCCGGTGACCGTCGCCGACCCGGTCGGCCGGTGGCTGGTGGCCGGCGGGATCCGGGCCGCGCTGGTCCGGCCCGACCGCGTGGTGTGTGCGGTGGCGCAGCGCACGAAGGACGTCGCGCGGCTGCTCACGGCGGTCTCACTCCCGAGGCCGGACCCGGCCGTTCCGGTTCTTCCGACGCGATGACGAGATGGCGCGCGGCGGCCACGTCCCACGAGGCCGATCGACCGACTTCAACGGGGAAGGAACGACATCGATGTCTGGTTTGACCCGCCGATTCCTGCTGGGAGGCCTGGCTGTGGGTGCCGCATCACTGACCACGGGTTGCGTGGGCCACGGTCCCGGTGCTGCACCGTCCTCGGCGTCCGCGCCTGCCGCGCTCCGCGCCCCGCTCACGTCCGGAGCGCGCACCCGCCTGGTCCTGCTGGGTACGGCGGGTGGCCCGAACTGGTGGTTGGACGGCCACCGCCGCGGGGTCGCGTCGGCGGTCGCGGTCGGCGACCGCTTCTACCTCGTCGACGCGGGGGAGGGGGTCGGGCCGCAGATCAGGCAGGCCCGGCTGGGGAACTGGGAGTCCCGGCTGCGCGGCCCGCTGGACGCGCTGCGCTCGATCTTCATCACCCACATGCACTCCGACCACGTCTGCGATCTCAACGACCTGCTCGTCAACGGGCTCGCCAACGGGCTGTGGTCGGGCGACGCCCCGACGCAGGTCTGGGGACCGGGGAACCGGGGCCAGCTGCCGCCTGCTCGACCGGGCAGCTCGCCGGCGGCGCTGGCACCCGAGAACCCCACCCCGGGCACCCGGGAGATGATCGAGCTGCTGAAGCGGACCTACGCCACCGATCTGAACGACCGGACCTTCGAGAACGGGCTCCCCGATCCGGACAGCTTCTTCGCCGGTCACGACGTGCCGATCCCCGCGCAGTACCTGGCCGACCCCAACGGGAACCCGCACCCCCGGATGAGCCCGGTCCCGTTCTACGAGGACGACCGCGTCCGGGTGTCTGCGACCCTGGTCCAGCACGCGCCCGTCTTCCCCGCGCTGGCCTTCCGGTTCGAGAGCGACGAGGGGTCGATCGTCTTCTCCGGCGACACCAGCCCCAGTGAGAACCTCGTCGAGCTGGCGTCGGGCGCGGACGTGCTGGTGCACGAGGTGATCGCGGGCGAGTGGGTGGCCGCCGACTTCCCCGCCCCGTGCGATCCGGTCGACGAGGCGATCTACCAGCACCTGATCGGCAAGCACACGCTCGTCGAGGACGTCGGGCCGCTCGCCGAGCGGGCTGGCGTCCGGACGCTCGTGCTCAACCACTTCGTCCCGTCGACCTGGCCGGAGGAGCGGTGGGAGGCCGGCGTGCGGGGCTTTTCCGGGCGCCTCGTGGTGGGCGTCGACCTGGACCAGATCGGAATCGGGGCGCCGTGACCGGTCACGGGATCGACCGCCGCTCGGTCCTGCGCGTACTGGGAGGAGCCGTGACGATGATGGGTACCGCCGGCTGTGCCGGGGAGCCGGCAGGGGGAACAACGCCGGACGGTGGCGGGGCAGAGCTGGTGGACGTGCACGCGCACTTCCTCACCGACGCCTACCTCGCCGCGGCCACTGCCGCCGGGCACCGCACTCCCGACGGGATGCCCGCGTGGCCGCGGTGGGACGTCGACAGCCACCTCGCGCTCATGGACGCCTCCGGGATCGCCACCTCGATCCTGTCGATCTCCTCGCCGGGCGTGCACTTCGGTGCCACCGGTGGCGGGGACGAGCCCGCGCGCCGGCTCGCCCGGCAGGTGAACGAGTTCGCCGCCGGCGTGGTCGCCGCGCACCCGACCCGGTTCGGCCAGTTCGCCGCGCTGCCGCTGCCCGACGTCGCGGGCGCGGTAGCCGAGGCGGTGTACGCGCTGGACGAGCTCGGGGCGAACGGCGTGGTCGTGCTGTCCCACGCCGGCGGCGTCTATCCCGCCGACCCGGTCCTCGATCCGCTGCTCGAGGAGCTGAACCGTCGTGCCGCCGTGGTCCTCGTGCACCCGACGTCCCCTCCGCACTGGGAGGCGGTGGCCCGAGGACGCCCGCGTCCGCTCATGGAGTTCCTCTTCGACGGCGCCCGGGCCGCGGTCGACCTGGCGCTGTCCGACCGGCTCACCCGCTTCCCCGACATCCACTGGGTGTTCACCCACGGCGGCGGCGTGCTGCCGCTGCTCGCCGACCGGATCGACCTGTTCCTCGCCCATGTCGGCGGCGGGGCGCCCCGCAGCCGTGACCTGATGTCCCGGTTCTGGTACGACTGCGCGGGCACTCCCTTCCCACTACAGCTGCCCGCGCTCGCCGCCGTGGTCGGTACCGAGCGCCTGCTGTACGGCAGCGACTTCTGCTTCACCCCACCGGCCGCGGTCGCCGCACAGCTGGCGTCCCTCGATGCCGCACCGGCCCCCGAGGGTTCGGTGAGCTGGCGAGACCTCCTCGCCCGCAACGCCGGGAGGCTCGTGCGGTCGGAATGATGCGGTGCAGGGCAGGGGGCGGCCCGGCGGCGATCCGGCGGGCGCGGTCCCGATCGGTCGGCGCGACGGCGGCCCCCGGCGCAGCGCGGTGGCTTCGCGGCAAGGGCGGCCGCCGCGGCGACGGATCTCGCGGCCCAGCCTTCGGGCCCGAGCGGGGATTCCCCTCATAGGCGTATTTCGTGGAAGGTGACGCATGAATTCCGAGCCTCGTCCGGCAGGCGAGGACGTGACCGATGGGGAAGCCGACGCACCGGAGGAACGTGAGACAGATGAAGCCAGTTCTTCCGCCGGCGCGCGGCGGAGTACGCGGCGGACGCTTCTCAAGAGGGTGGGACTCGGTGCGGTTCTGATCGGTGCGGGCGCGGCCGGGTACCGGCCGATCGCGAGCGCGCTCGCCCGTGACGTGCCGCCCCGGACGACCTGGAGAGGAGCGGACGGGCGCGTTGACAACGTCACGGTCGTGGACCCGCTCGACGGCAGCCGGATCCCCGGCAGATCGATCGTCGTGCGCAACGGGCGTATCGCGGAGGTCCTTTCCGCCAGTGATGTGCCGGGGGAAAAGTCGATGCCTGTCATCGATGGTGCCGGCCGTTTCGCCGTTCCGGGTTACAACCAGATGCACACCCATGCTCTCCAGTATTCGGACCGGGAGCTGGCGTACGCGACGCTGCTTGCTCAGGGCGTGACCGGGATGCGGCAGATGGAGGGCTCCGACGAGCTGTTGAGCGACCGTGCCGAACAGCGCCTGGGGCTGTGCGAGTCCACGCCGGCGGTGCTGCAGATGCCGGGGAACCTTCTCCTGCCGTTCAACGCCGGGTCGGTCGACGACGTCAGAGAAGAGATCGCACGGCAGTGGGACGCGGGCGCCGACTTCATCAAGATGATCATGACGGAGCGAGACGTGTTCCTCGCCGCGATCGAGGCCGCGCACCAGCGCGGCATCCGCATCGCCGGGCACCTGCCGCCGTCCATCCGGATGGAGGAGGCCTCCGAAGCGGGCTTCGACTCGGTGGAGCACGTCGGGACCGGTTCAAACCTCTTCCTGTCCCTCGCCGCCACACCCGATGAACTCTGGCGACAGCAGGACACGAACATGCCGATACCGGGATGGCTGTCCGGCCTCCCGTTCACCGGAGAGCTCTTCGACGCCTTCCTCAAGGACCGGCTGATCAACTCGGTCGGTGTGGCCGACCCGGACGACCCGGCGGTGGTACTTCTCAGAACCGCGCTCGCGAGCTACTCCGAGCAGCGGGCGGCCGAACTGGGCGACATGCTCGCCCGCAACATGACCTGGCAGTGCCCCACGCTCATCAACCTGCGCTCGAAGTACCGGCTCGACGATCCGGCGTACCGCTCAGATCCCTGGCTGGACGGATTGTCCGACCAGGAGCGCCGACAGCGGCTGGCGATGATCGAAACCTACGAGGCACTGCCCGCCCAGGTGCGGGAGATCAATCA encodes:
- a CDS encoding VOC family protein; this translates as MAVEIPAPVDLPASAHSDLHSERGALRREHPGRARNPVVKVADLAWLQFEKPDLDRAETFARDFGFTVAARTADGLRLRGSFAGTDAVVIRRGPTSRFVGPVFRVDEPADLERLARHTGSRVRPLGAGRAGSIVDLVDPSGIPVGVVHGAEVHAELPEQVALTLNTGLTPRRINWPQRPAREPARVQRLGHVVLETPRFDSALDWYLDTLGLIVSDFLFLPGQRELGPTMAFLRCDRGGVPVDHHTLAMLLAPGLGYVHSAYQVTDLDAIAAGGEYLAERGYRRAWGIGRHIQGSQLFDYWRDPDRLMVEHFADGDLFDASLEPGWAPLSASGLAQWGPPVTRDFLGATPTPARLREVVDALRREDTELTAGRLLALLKAMSS
- a CDS encoding fumarylacetoacetate hydrolase family protein, whose amino-acid sequence is MTIGVLRAGGHWWVEDPGTARALEIGTSARVTAELLADRAAVDKAARQVGDSTRAVDVADLELESPVTTPCRVVAQMVNYRSHAKDSGFDPDSVPPTFFRKASSSVTGPRSTIVRPAHVTLLDYEVELGLVLGADLPLNTAVSEADLPRYVAGLVITDDVSARDIQLPKGQFYESKSYPTFTPVGPRLVLLDEGDFAHLDRLRLRLWVNDVLRQDRTAADMIVRPARALTLLARFQALAPGDLLLTGTPGGTALKAPPKPVEIVGNLLPPAVKWRTFLGRQQRNRSYLQDGDVVTATIATADGTIDLGTQRTPVEHR
- a CDS encoding acyl-CoA synthetase encodes the protein MSAATADGLWPRLDEPGDLPALEAVPLAERGLPASTWALLDRAASLWPERTAITVLPSVAAWDEPVKLTFAGLRDRVGRTAAVLHGLEVRRTNAVGVISPNTAGMLCAVLAAQAAGVVSPINPALAEDVIAHLVATTCARVLVVAGPDLDERVWATITRLVPGSAVHTVLVLRPDTAAGPAPRVPGLPGVQVLDLAESTAAEDIAELSDLPEATDAAAYFHTGGTTGAPKIAVHTHGNEVTMAWSMAAVQRATDPDGSVSAIFAALPLFHVNALLVTCLAPLMTGRPVVWGPPGGYREPGLHPTFWRIVERYRIGGMSAVPTVYASLTRVPVDADISSLRMPVVGAAPLPDAVRTAFSAHTGVELVEGYGLTEATCATAMTRRGRARPGSVGQRLPYQQVKAVAVDPVTGEWTDLPPGETGLLVISGPTVFAGYLRDGRPIRDGVVRDGWLDTGDRGSVDADGFLRLAGRTKDLIIRGGHNIDPAVVEEALLRHPGVLAAAAVGRPDRYAGEVPVAYVVCEPQAAVSAEDLREWAAGAVPEPAAAPKEVVLVDALPLTEVGKVFKPALRADAARRLIAAELGRLGGRVMVVPGSGPGSIGVVAPDDQVDRVRDVLGGYALDWHLVENGT
- a CDS encoding bifunctional 3-(3-hydroxy-phenyl)propionate/3-hydroxycinnamic acid hydroxylase; its protein translation is MTGEPVVVIGAGPVGLTAALLLSRRGHEVVVLERHPAPYPLPRAVHLDGEVVRILQEAGVADGFREISRPMPGLRLVDASLHTIAEFRRDHAVGENGHPDASMFDQPDLERLLGTAVDGQPSISLLRDATVTAVEHRRGGELVRYDHAGRTAELTAAAVLGCDGAGSTTRAALDMGFRDLGFTEDWLVVDVRSARPLPMWAGVHQVCDSRRAATFMHLVGERYRWEFRLLESDRTGGAVAPERIAELLGPWTDGPGPERIDVVRTATYTFRARVARQWRDRRVFLLGDAAHQTPPFIGQGLGAGLRDAHNLAWKLDLVLRGAAGESLLDTYEAERVPHVVAQIRGAIAVGWALTGGSGRTAALRRAAVRGLCRVPGVAARFLDASSPRLRLNGGGRTPVGLLCPQARTPDGWFDDVLGTGFALVTLDAVDQGLGGVRVVPVTVADPVGRWLVAGGIRAALVRPDRVVCAVAQRTKDVARLLTAVSLPRPDPAVPVLPTR
- a CDS encoding MBL fold metallo-hydrolase, whose translation is MSGLTRRFLLGGLAVGAASLTTGCVGHGPGAAPSSASAPAALRAPLTSGARTRLVLLGTAGGPNWWLDGHRRGVASAVAVGDRFYLVDAGEGVGPQIRQARLGNWESRLRGPLDALRSIFITHMHSDHVCDLNDLLVNGLANGLWSGDAPTQVWGPGNRGQLPPARPGSSPAALAPENPTPGTREMIELLKRTYATDLNDRTFENGLPDPDSFFAGHDVPIPAQYLADPNGNPHPRMSPVPFYEDDRVRVSATLVQHAPVFPALAFRFESDEGSIVFSGDTSPSENLVELASGADVLVHEVIAGEWVAADFPAPCDPVDEAIYQHLIGKHTLVEDVGPLAERAGVRTLVLNHFVPSTWPEERWEAGVRGFSGRLVVGVDLDQIGIGAP
- a CDS encoding amidohydrolase family protein, which translates into the protein MMGTAGCAGEPAGGTTPDGGGAELVDVHAHFLTDAYLAAATAAGHRTPDGMPAWPRWDVDSHLALMDASGIATSILSISSPGVHFGATGGGDEPARRLARQVNEFAAGVVAAHPTRFGQFAALPLPDVAGAVAEAVYALDELGANGVVVLSHAGGVYPADPVLDPLLEELNRRAAVVLVHPTSPPHWEAVARGRPRPLMEFLFDGARAAVDLALSDRLTRFPDIHWVFTHGGGVLPLLADRIDLFLAHVGGGAPRSRDLMSRFWYDCAGTPFPLQLPALAAVVGTERLLYGSDFCFTPPAAVAAQLASLDAAPAPEGSVSWRDLLARNAGRLVRSE
- a CDS encoding amidohydrolase family protein; protein product: MNSEPRPAGEDVTDGEADAPEERETDEASSSAGARRSTRRTLLKRVGLGAVLIGAGAAGYRPIASALARDVPPRTTWRGADGRVDNVTVVDPLDGSRIPGRSIVVRNGRIAEVLSASDVPGEKSMPVIDGAGRFAVPGYNQMHTHALQYSDRELAYATLLAQGVTGMRQMEGSDELLSDRAEQRLGLCESTPAVLQMPGNLLLPFNAGSVDDVREEIARQWDAGADFIKMIMTERDVFLAAIEAAHQRGIRIAGHLPPSIRMEEASEAGFDSVEHVGTGSNLFLSLAATPDELWRQQDTNMPIPGWLSGLPFTGELFDAFLKDRLINSVGVADPDDPAVVLLRTALASYSEQRAAELGDMLARNMTWQCPTLINLRSKYRLDDPAYRSDPWLDGLSDQERRQRLAMIETYEALPAQVREINHEYYERALRTIGIWSRAGVPIMTGTDGPGTDPARAIQLEFRELARAGLSPLDVLRAATTAPATYLGLDDRMGRVAAGMEADFLLLDADPLDSVDNLGAISMVFRAGHAFTAATMADKVDDRQRTRNANGRIGAALYPRRGMVGVGHVEGQRAVALIQCDACG